In Candidatus Neomarinimicrobiota bacterium, the following are encoded in one genomic region:
- a CDS encoding lipopolysaccharide biosynthesis protein: MTDTQLIKSKYKSGIKWSTLNNTLIIIIQTIVGIILARLIDPSQFGLLGMILVFINFAHVIRDIGLNHALIQKANVSKTEYSTVFWTNLFLGIVFTVTFYFGASFIANIYENQKLIALTKLLSFSFLFASMSSIFRTIYFIKLDFRTLTIIDVLSIVLSSIAAIILAILGFGAWALVWQILIGNIITFIIFIVITDWYPSLIINISTIKQLFPFGSIITLNTIFDSVKLNIDNFIIGKLSGEYNLGIYNRAFGLMRLPITNLTNSIRKVMFPTLSKLKSEIKEIQNVYIRSTRIVAFFALPLMLGMWAVSQPFILGIYGENWEKTIPILRVFSILGAIQSLNSFTGTIFNSLGYPHIPLYLKIINIPLTIIGLIYGFMYYNIMGIVYVLFFLNTSFVFINIFLANRLIKLRNIDFFKHFTTPTICSIIMASIVELLRHITPLNRMQNIIQLAILVITGILIYTILVFASKSEILSDIFNHMFPSLKKCKLIKKYFKWI; the protein is encoded by the coding sequence ATGACTGATACTCAACTAATAAAATCTAAATACAAATCTGGTATAAAGTGGTCTACATTAAATAATACATTAATAATCATAATACAAACAATTGTCGGTATTATTTTAGCGAGACTGATTGATCCTTCTCAGTTTGGATTATTAGGAATGATATTAGTTTTTATAAATTTCGCACATGTTATAAGAGATATTGGACTTAACCATGCATTAATTCAAAAAGCAAATGTATCCAAAACAGAATACTCCACAGTTTTCTGGACTAACCTTTTTCTTGGAATTGTATTCACGGTTACTTTTTATTTTGGGGCATCTTTCATAGCAAATATATACGAAAACCAAAAATTAATAGCTCTTACTAAGCTTTTATCATTCTCATTTTTATTCGCCTCTATGTCATCTATTTTTAGAACAATATATTTTATAAAATTGGATTTTAGAACTTTAACAATCATTGATGTACTTTCGATTGTATTAAGCTCCATCGCTGCCATAATATTAGCAATACTGGGATTCGGTGCATGGGCGTTAGTCTGGCAAATTTTGATTGGAAACATAATAACATTTATAATTTTCATAGTAATAACAGATTGGTACCCATCTCTTATTATTAATATTAGTACAATCAAACAGTTATTCCCATTTGGAAGTATAATTACATTAAATACAATTTTTGATTCTGTTAAATTAAACATTGATAATTTTATTATTGGCAAATTATCCGGTGAATATAACCTAGGAATTTACAATCGAGCCTTTGGTTTAATGCGTCTACCTATAACAAACCTGACTAATTCAATTCGCAAAGTGATGTTTCCTACTCTTTCAAAACTTAAATCTGAAATAAAAGAAATCCAAAATGTCTATATAAGAAGCACACGCATAGTTGCATTCTTTGCATTACCATTAATGTTAGGGATGTGGGCTGTTTCTCAGCCTTTTATCCTTGGGATTTACGGTGAAAATTGGGAAAAAACAATACCTATATTAAGAGTCTTTTCCATATTAGGGGCTATTCAAAGCCTGAATAGTTTCACAGGAACAATTTTTAACTCACTTGGATACCCTCACATTCCTTTATACTTAAAAATTATAAATATTCCACTGACAATAATTGGACTTATATACGGTTTTATGTATTATAACATTATGGGTATAGTTTATGTTCTTTTCTTTTTAAATACTTCATTTGTGTTTATAAATATCTTTCTGGCAAATAGGTTAATAAAACTCAGGAATATCGATTTTTTTAAACATTTTACAACTCCTACAATATGCTCCATTATAATGGCATCAATAGTAGAATTACTGCGCCATATAACACCTTTAAACAGAATGCAAAATATAATTCAATTGGCAATATTGGTTATAACAGGGATTCTGATATATACTATACTAGTCTTTGCTTCAAAATCTGAAATCTTATCAGATATTTTTAACCATATGTTTCCATCTTTAAAAAAGTGTAAATTAATAAAAAAATATTTTAAGTGGATTTGA